One Salmo trutta chromosome 19, fSalTru1.1, whole genome shotgun sequence genomic window carries:
- the LOC115154414 gene encoding zinc finger protein 354C isoform X2: MYSDNHEDFNRACTEPTMGHDTSRAHADGHPFPEGTMKDAAVKCLVEVKVESVDLGSSRNCGPNTGGGEEDYCPDGLSLAQTRLLEDWRPEALQLPLSDPDSFTPSTSHSLSDSPIFTPNIPDLDILSSSSATGLHAGFGKQQQYPPRETAGASTSHSHQMYSPQTGDVNNMAAAQHICKICGEKFHLSEELRRHRSLIHPKDMNKLPKRNLYPPGRSPYHCSLCGRDFNRMEHLKIHQRIHTGERPYACTVCNARFRHSWALTRHFRIHTGEKPYTCSQCGKTFRNCGGLRFHQRTHSMGGLG, translated from the exons TGGGACATGATACATCAAGAGCCCATGCTGACGGCCATCCCTTCCCTGAAGGTACCATGAAGGATGCAGCTGTGAAGTGTCTGGTTGAGGTGAAGGTGGAGTCTGTAGACCTGGGAAGCAGTAGGAACTGTGGTCCCAATactggagggggagaagaggactACTGTCCAGACGGTCTCTCTTTGGCTCAAACCAGGCTGCTGGAGGACTGGAGGCCAGAGGCACTGCAGCTCCCACTCAGTGACCCAGACTCATTCACCCCCTCCACCAGCCACTCACTAT CGGACTCCCCCATCTTCACCCCAAACATACCAGACTTGGACATCCTATCGTCTTCTTCAGCTACAGGTCTCCATGCAGGCTTTGGTAAACAACAGCAGTACCCACCCAGAGAGACTGCTGGGGCTTCCACTTCTCACTCACACCAGATGTACAGCCCTCAGACAGGTGACGTGAACAACATGGCTGCAGCACAGCACATCTGCAAGATCTGTGGAGAGAAGTTCCATCTGTCTGAGGAGCTGCGGCGACATCGTAGTCTTATTCACCCAAAGGATATGAACAAGCTCCCCAAGCGCAACCTCTACCCCCCTGGGCGGAGCCCGtaccactgctccctgtgtggTCGAGACTTCAACCGCATGGAGCACCTGAAGATCCATCAGCGTATTCATACTGGAGAGAGGCCTTATGCCTGCACCGTGTGCAACGCACGCTTCCGTCACTCTTGGGCTCTCACAAGACACTTCcgtattcacacaggagagaagccctaCACTTGCAGCCAGTGTGGCAAGACTTTCCGAAACTGTGGGGGGCTGCGCTTTCACCAACGCACTCACTCAATGGGAGGGCTCGGCTGA
- the LOC115154415 gene encoding uncharacterized protein LOC115154415 isoform X2 translates to MEDRRLPPTVPLVVKTEPDTETRRVREEEQPTIPIRVKKEDLSEVPLKVPRFKYVDFPSLHQCIQQLTVPPLDSWLEGFPLALGRPSGGHTPVTSKERVPKFRYVDYPSLHHCIQQLSVPPLQSWSSGLARSGCGVTGGPGSTNPQPSSVRENQDKQDKYTAFPFPGPDSGSIQCVTSSNKASHKPQRLQLRLSSPPGTRPALSSQGEEARHKVVCSDQLSQKFSNPKSWAAGMRRVRGAGPLHQSNRKSAGDDEWHADLKKTPQSHQEAQVKLSDSPDLGQGFWRTIPESVCPFCQKMFSDPEELRIHQKSHREKKPH, encoded by the exons ATGGAGGACAGGAGACTTCCCCCTACAGTGCCCTTAGTGGTCAAAACTGAGCCAGACACAGAGACTCgtagggtgagagaggaggaacagCCTACCATTCCCATCAGGGTTAAAAAAGAGGACCTCTCTGAAGTGCCCCTCAAAGTGCCCAGATTCAAGTACGTGGACTTCCCTTCGCTACACCAGTGCATCCAGCAGCTCACTGTGCCACCCCTGGACAGCTGGCTGGAGGGCTTTCCCCTGGCTCTGGGAAGACCCTCTGGAGGACACACCCCTGTCACTTCCAAGGAGAGAGTTCCCAAGTTTCGGTATGTAGATTATCCCTCTCTGCACCACTGCATCCAGCAGCTGTCTGTGCCGCCTCTGCAGAGCTGGAGCTCGGGGTTGGccaggtcagggtgtggggtgacAGGTGGACCTGGATCCACCAACCCTCAGCCCAGCTCTGTGAGGGAGAATCAGGACAAACAGGACAAGTATACTGCTTTCCCCTTTCCTGGTCCTGACTCCGGCTCCATCCAGTGTGTGACCTCCTCAAACAAGGCATCCCATAAGCCTCAGCGGCTTCAGCTGCGCTTGAGCAGTCCACCCGGAACCAGGCCCGCATTAAGCTCACAGGGGGAAGAGGCTCGCCATAAGGTGGTGTGTTCAGATCAGCTGTCTCAAAAGTTCTCTAATCCCAAATCTTGGGCTGCTGGAATGAGGCGTGTCAGAGGAGCGGGCCCACTCCATCAGAGCAATAGGAAGTCAGCTGGTGATGATGAATGGCATGCAGACCTAAAGAAAACTCCACAAAGTCATCAAGAGGCCCAAGTAAAGCTAAGTGACTCTCCTGACCTAGGACAAGGGTTTTGGAGAACCATCCCAGAGTCTGTCTGCCCCTTTTGCCAAAAGATGTTTTCAGATCCAGAGGAATTGCGGATCCACCAGAAGAGTCACAGAGAAAAG AAGCCTCATTGA
- the LOC115154415 gene encoding uncharacterized protein LOC115154415 isoform X1, which translates to MEDRRLPPTVPLVVKTEPDTETRRVREEEQPTIPIRVKKEDLSEVPLKVPRFKYVDFPSLHQCIQQLTVPPLDSWLEGFPLALGRPSGGHTPVTSKERVPKFRYVDYPSLHHCIQQLSVPPLQSWSSGLARSGCGVTGGPGSTNPQPSSVRENQDKQDKYTAFPFPGPDSGSIQCVTSSNKASHKPQRLQLRLSSPPGTRPALSSQGEEARHKVVCSDQLSQKFSNPKSWAAGMRRVRGAGPLHQSNRKSAGDDEWHADLKKTPQSHQEAQVKLSDSPDLGQGFWRTIPESVCPFCQKMFSDPEELRIHQKSHREKVNLYYPENVLDM; encoded by the coding sequence ATGGAGGACAGGAGACTTCCCCCTACAGTGCCCTTAGTGGTCAAAACTGAGCCAGACACAGAGACTCgtagggtgagagaggaggaacagCCTACCATTCCCATCAGGGTTAAAAAAGAGGACCTCTCTGAAGTGCCCCTCAAAGTGCCCAGATTCAAGTACGTGGACTTCCCTTCGCTACACCAGTGCATCCAGCAGCTCACTGTGCCACCCCTGGACAGCTGGCTGGAGGGCTTTCCCCTGGCTCTGGGAAGACCCTCTGGAGGACACACCCCTGTCACTTCCAAGGAGAGAGTTCCCAAGTTTCGGTATGTAGATTATCCCTCTCTGCACCACTGCATCCAGCAGCTGTCTGTGCCGCCTCTGCAGAGCTGGAGCTCGGGGTTGGccaggtcagggtgtggggtgacAGGTGGACCTGGATCCACCAACCCTCAGCCCAGCTCTGTGAGGGAGAATCAGGACAAACAGGACAAGTATACTGCTTTCCCCTTTCCTGGTCCTGACTCCGGCTCCATCCAGTGTGTGACCTCCTCAAACAAGGCATCCCATAAGCCTCAGCGGCTTCAGCTGCGCTTGAGCAGTCCACCCGGAACCAGGCCCGCATTAAGCTCACAGGGGGAAGAGGCTCGCCATAAGGTGGTGTGTTCAGATCAGCTGTCTCAAAAGTTCTCTAATCCCAAATCTTGGGCTGCTGGAATGAGGCGTGTCAGAGGAGCGGGCCCACTCCATCAGAGCAATAGGAAGTCAGCTGGTGATGATGAATGGCATGCAGACCTAAAGAAAACTCCACAAAGTCATCAAGAGGCCCAAGTAAAGCTAAGTGACTCTCCTGACCTAGGACAAGGGTTTTGGAGAACCATCCCAGAGTCTGTCTGCCCCTTTTGCCAAAAGATGTTTTCAGATCCAGAGGAATTGCGGATCCACCAGAAGAGTCACAGAGAAAAGGTGAATCTGTACTACCCTGAAAATGTTCTGGATATGtga